A genome region from Camelina sativa cultivar DH55 chromosome 10, Cs, whole genome shotgun sequence includes the following:
- the LOC104717797 gene encoding protein ABHD17B-like — protein MGGVTSSMAAKLAFFPPNPPSYKLIRDETTDLLLMNPFPHRENVDILRLPTRRGTEIVAMYIRYPMAGTTLLYSHGNAADIGQMYELFIELSIHLRVNLMGYDYSGYGQSSGKPTEQNTYADIEAAYKCLEENYGAKQENIILYGQSVGSGPTVDLAARLPRLRASILHSPILSGLRVMYPVKRTYWFDIYKNIDKITLVRCPVLVIHGTADDVVDFSHGKQLWELCQEKYEPLWLKGGNHCDLELFPEYIGHLKKFVCAVEKSTSKRNSSFSRRSMEGCEQPPRHSVDAPRKSKDGREKPRKSIDRLRFQGYKLSHIEKPEKLKVPFEEMERSRRSVDIYRDKSQPMERARKSVDWLDRSRATE, from the exons ATGGGAGGTGTGACTTCTTCAATGGCCGCCAAGTTAGCTTTTTTTCCGCCGAATCCGCCGTCGTACAAGCTTATCAGAGATGAGACGACGGACCTTCTTCTCATGAACCCTTTTCCCCATCGAGAAAATGTCGATATTTTGCGGCTGCCCACGCGCCGAGGCACCGAGATCGTGGCCATGTACATCAGGTACCCTATGGCCGGCACTACTCTTCTCTATTCTCATGGTAATGCTGCCGACATCGGTCAGATGTATGAGCTCTTCATCGAGCTTAGTATTCACCTCCGCGTCAATCTTATGGG GTATGACTATTCAGGGTATGGCCAATCATCAGGGAAG CCCACCGAACAAAATACTTATGCTGATATTGAGGCTGCTTACAAATGTCTTGAAGAGAATTATGGGGCAAAGCAGGAGAATATTATCCTCTATGGTCAATCTGTTGGTAGTGGTCCAACGGTCGATCTAGCTGCGCGTTTGCCTCGACTTAGAGCTTCCATTCTTCATAGTCCAATTCTTTCTGGGCTTAGAGTTATGTATCCTGTTAAGCGAACTTATTGGTTTGACATATACAAG AACATTGACAAAATTACACTGGTGAGGTGTCCTGTCCTCGTCATTCAT GGAACAGCGGATGATGTGGTTGACTTCTCACATGGGAAGCAGCTTTGGGAACTTTGCCAAGAGAAATATGAACCGCTATGGCTCAAAGGTGGAAACCATTGTGATCTTGAACTCTTTCCAGAATACATTGGCCATCTCAAGAAGTTCGTGTGCGCTGTGGAGAAATCCACATCGAAAAGAAACAGTTCTTTCTCAAGAAGAAGCATGGAAGGGTGTGAACAACCTCCTCGGCATAGTGTAGATGCCCCAAGGAAGAGTAAGGACGGACGAGAAAAACCAAGGAAAAGCATAGACAGACTAAGGTTTCAGGGATACAAGTTGAGCCACATAGAGAAACCGGAGAAGCTGAAGGTTCCATTTGAGGAAATGGAGAGGTCGAGGAGAAGCGTGGACATATACAGAGATAAGTCTCAGCCGATGGAGAGAGCACGTAAGAGCGTGGATTGGTTGGACAGAAGTCGAGCAACGGAATGA